In one Pseudomonas tensinigenes genomic region, the following are encoded:
- a CDS encoding LysR family transcriptional regulator, whose protein sequence is MLSAELKAFYMVARLGSITLAAKKLGLSQPTVTTQIRNLESQYSVELFYRGGRRLSVSDEGARLLPMVKTLLQQEADIEFFLRNSGQVQGTLRIAATAPYYILDLVKTFRERLPQVEVSVEIGNSQQVLEALEDYRVDIAASSQLLDDARLIRRVLGTDPLVLAVHRNHPLAVQEHVALSALAGHTLLMRESGSTTRRLTEELLATAGVSFGPLLEIGSRESIREAVLRNIGISIIARQEVPHDPQLRVLTIENAPQIPEYLYCLKERKGARLPAAFLGLAQEMSPA, encoded by the coding sequence GTGCTGAGTGCCGAGCTGAAAGCGTTTTACATGGTCGCCCGTCTGGGCAGCATCACGCTGGCGGCGAAAAAACTCGGCCTCAGCCAACCGACCGTGACCACGCAGATTCGCAATCTGGAAAGTCAGTACTCGGTGGAACTGTTCTACCGTGGCGGCCGGCGTCTGAGCGTCAGTGATGAAGGCGCGCGGTTGCTGCCGATGGTCAAGACCCTGCTGCAGCAAGAGGCCGATATCGAGTTCTTCCTGCGCAACAGCGGTCAGGTGCAGGGCACGTTGCGCATCGCGGCGACGGCGCCGTATTACATCCTCGATCTGGTGAAGACCTTTCGCGAGCGTCTGCCGCAAGTGGAAGTGTCGGTGGAAATCGGTAACTCGCAGCAAGTGCTGGAAGCGCTGGAGGATTACCGCGTGGACATCGCCGCGTCGTCGCAATTGCTCGATGACGCGCGATTGATTCGTCGGGTGTTGGGCACTGATCCGCTGGTGCTGGCGGTGCATCGCAATCATCCGCTGGCTGTGCAGGAGCATGTGGCGTTGAGTGCGCTGGCCGGGCATACGTTGTTGATGCGTGAGTCCGGTTCGACCACGCGGCGGCTGACGGAAGAATTGCTGGCGACTGCCGGGGTTAGCTTCGGGCCGCTGCTGGAGATTGGCAGCCGTGAGTCGATTCGTGAGGCGGTATTGCGCAATATCGGCATCAGCATCATTGCCCGGCAGGAAGTGCCGCATGATCCGCAGTTGCGCGTGTTGACCATCGAGAATGCGCCGCAGATTCCTGAATATCTGTATTGCCTGAAAGAGCGCAAGGGCGCGCGGTTGCCGGCGGCGTTTCTCGGCTTGGCCCAGGAAATGTCCCCGGCCTGA
- a CDS encoding putative 2-aminoethylphosphonate ABC transporter ATP-binding protein, which translates to MNPAIATALTNPGAPMKVRGVQKRFGAFTALDNVSLDVAAGELVCLLGPSGCGKTTLLRCIAGLEKQDSGELYLGERDVSHLAPQARDYGILFQSYALFPNLTVEANIAYGLAGSGRDEVRRRVGQMLELVGLTGSEKKYPGQLSGGQQQRVALARALAPAPSLLLLDEPMSALDARVREHLCTELRQLQRNLGITTLMVTHNQDEAMLMADRIAVMNNGRVEQYATPQEIYNRPATPFVAEFVGQGNWLPFQRSSDTHAQVGGMNLRLSDGSIQRASGRLFCRPEAINVNPPVHEENLFPAKVREITFLGNRCRMSFELDQLPGHALLAELAPEAMPRLGAQQIMVALPPRSLQVFA; encoded by the coding sequence ATGAATCCTGCCATCGCAACTGCCCTGACCAACCCCGGTGCGCCGATGAAAGTGCGCGGCGTGCAGAAACGCTTCGGCGCTTTCACCGCGCTGGATAACGTCTCCCTCGACGTCGCCGCCGGTGAACTGGTGTGTCTGCTCGGCCCCTCGGGCTGCGGCAAAACCACCTTGCTGCGCTGCATCGCCGGTCTGGAAAAGCAGGACAGCGGCGAGCTGTACCTCGGCGAGCGCGACGTCTCGCACCTCGCCCCGCAAGCCCGTGATTACGGGATTCTGTTCCAGTCCTACGCGCTGTTCCCCAATCTGACGGTCGAAGCGAACATTGCCTACGGCCTCGCTGGCAGCGGCCGCGATGAAGTGCGCCGCCGCGTCGGACAGATGCTCGAACTGGTCGGCCTCACCGGCAGCGAGAAAAAGTACCCCGGCCAATTGTCCGGCGGCCAACAGCAACGTGTAGCGCTGGCCCGCGCGCTGGCGCCGGCACCGTCACTGCTGTTGCTCGACGAACCGATGTCGGCGCTCGACGCCCGGGTCCGCGAGCATCTGTGCACCGAACTGCGCCAACTGCAACGCAACCTCGGCATCACCACCCTGATGGTCACGCACAATCAGGACGAAGCCATGCTGATGGCCGACCGTATCGCGGTGATGAACAACGGCCGCGTCGAGCAGTACGCCACCCCGCAGGAAATCTACAACCGCCCGGCCACGCCGTTCGTGGCCGAGTTTGTCGGCCAGGGCAACTGGCTGCCGTTCCAGCGCAGCAGCGACACTCACGCGCAGGTCGGCGGGATGAACCTGCGCCTCAGCGATGGCAGCATTCAGCGTGCCTCGGGCCGTTTGTTTTGCCGCCCGGAAGCGATCAACGTCAATCCACCGGTGCACGAAGAAAACCTGTTCCCGGCCAAAGTCCGCGAGATCACCTTCCTCGGCAACCGCTGCCGCATGAGCTTCGAACTCGATCAACTGCCGGGCCACGCGTTGCTCGCCGAACTCGCCCCGGAAGCCATGCCGCGCCTCGGCGCCCAGCAAATCATGGTCGCCTTGCCGCCGCGCAGCCTGCAGGTGTTTGCCTGA